The Streptomyces nigra genome includes the window CGGCCCGGACGTCCCCGCGCCCTGTGTCATCCATCTGCACGGCGGCCCCGAGGAACAGGAACGGCCGGTCTTCAACCCGCTCTACCACGAGATCCTCGGGCGCGGCCTCGACGTCTTCGCGCCCGATGTGCGCGGCTCCCTGGGACACGGCAGGTCGTTCGTCGACGCCGACCTCGGCGCGGGCCGCTTCGCGGCGCTGAACGACGTCGCCGACTGCGCGGCCCACGCCGTCGTCGCCGGCCCCGCCGACCCGACCCGACTCGCGGTCATGGGCCGTTCGTACGGCGGCTATCTGACGTTCGCGTCCGTCGTGTGGCACCCGGACCTGTTCCGCACCGCGGTCGCCGTGTGCGGGATGTCCGACTTCCTGACCTTCTTCGCCGGGACCGAGCCGTGGATCGCGGAGTCCGCCGCGCACAAGTACGGGCACCCCGAACGCGACCGCGACCTGCTGCGCAGCCTGTCGCCGATGAGCCGGATCGACGCGCTGCGGGCCCCGATCCTCGCCGTCCACGGCGAACACGACACCAATGTGCCGCCGGGGGAGTCCCAGCAGTTCATCCGGGCGGCGCGGGAACGGGGCGTGGAGGCCGAACTGCTGACGCTGCGCGACGAGGGGCACGACTTCCTGCGGGCGGAGAACCGCCGGCTGTTCCGCCGGGCCGCGGCCGACTGGCTGCAGAGCCACCTGCACCTGTGACCGGCACAGGTCAGGCCGCCGTGGTCAGCGCGGTGGCGGTCGCGATGGCGGTGTGCGCGCGGGCGTGGATGACCAGACGGATGCCGTGGGTGTCGGCGTTGGCGTCGAGCAGCCGCCGGGCCGGGGCGCTGTGCGTGGCGACGAAGGTGACCAGGTCCAGGTGGCTGCACAGCCGGTGGACCCGCAGCACCACGCTGATCGCCGCCTCGGTCGCCGCCGGTTCGTCGAGGACGATCACCACGGAGGACGGCCTGATCCCCTGCACCAGATCGCTGACCTGGGTGAGCAGAGCGGCCCGCCCGCCGATTCCGGGGTCCTCGTGCACCGTGATGACGAGTACGCCTCGCTCGAGTGTGTGAGACAGCATCACGGCTCAGTCCCTTCCGCGGCAATCGGTCCATAGTCGGACTACCCGATATTCTGTGCACAATGCGGGATGTTCCGCGGGTCGAACGCCTCCCCCCGGCGGCGTGCCGCGGCCCGCAGCGCCCGCCCCCGCGCCGCGTACCAGCCGGCTCCCACCACGACCGCCGTCGCCGGCGCCACCAGGTCGGACGCCGGCCGCTTCCGGTGCACTGGGCCATGCACTTCGGCCGGGCCGCCCTCCTCGGCGTACCGCGCTCGGTGATGGCCCGGGCCGGACTGCGCGGACCGGCCGCCTCCGCCAAGTTCACCGTCGTCCGTGTCACCAACGTCCAGATCCTGGAGAACGCCACCGGCGTCGGCGCCCCGCCCGCCACCTGGCCCCGCGCCGAACTCGTCGTGGACCTGCTGCACAAGATCGTCTACGGCTTCGCCACCGGCCTCGTCGCCGACGCGCTCGCCGCCCGCGAGGGCCTGGGGCCGGGACAACGCCACGCGGCGGCCCACCCCGGCCGCCGGACGGACGCCGGGCCGCTGCCCCGCGAGGCCGCCCACACCCGCTGAGCCGCCGGCCACGCCGTCACCGGGCGAGCAGGCACACCAGCCCGCTCGCCCCGCCCACGCAGGCCACGAGGGCGCACGCGGCGAGCGCGTGCCGGCGGAGCAGTTCCCGCCGCAGCTCCGCGTACCGGGCCTCGTACTCCCCGCGCAGCTGCTCCGTCCGCTCGACGGTGGCGCGCAGCATCCGCCGGGTGAGGCCGACACGCTGCTGGACGTAGTGCCGGGACACGTCCTCCGCCTGAGCGGTCGTCAGCCACGGCAGGCGCTCGCAGAGCTCCGCCGCCTCCCGGCACGCCTGGACATGGTGGTCGTGCACCAGCAGATATCCCGCGGCCTCGTCGGCGACAGCGCTGTCCACCTCGCCTCCGGTCGCGGCGTGCCGGCCGTACCTCACTGCTGCGAACCCTCGTGGCCCTCGGCGTCGAGCACATCGCGCTTGCCGGCGTACTCCTTCTGGTCCAGCTGGGCGATGGCCGGGTGGTGCAGGTCGAAGGCCGGGGACTCGGAGCGGATCCGCGGCAGGGTGTAGAAGTTGTGCCGCGGTGGCGGGCAGGACGTGGCCCATTCCAGCGAACGGCCGTAGCCCCAGGGGTCGTCGACCTCGACCCGCTTGCCCTGGTGGGCGGTCTTCCAGACGTTGTAGAGGAACGGCAGCGTGGACAGGCCCAGGACGAACGAGCCGATGGTGGACACGGTGTTCAGGGCGGTGAAGCCGTCGGCGGCGAGGTAGTCGGCGTACCTGCGGGGCATGCCCTCCGCGCCGAGCCAGTGCTGCACCAGGAACGTCGTGTGGAAGCCGATGAACAGCGTCCAGAAGTGGACCTTCTCCAGTCGTTCGTCGAGCATCGTGCCGGTCATCTTGGGCCACCAGAAGCTGAACCCGGCGAACATCGCGAAGACGACCGTGCCGAAGACGACGTAGTGGAAGTGGGCGACCACGAAGTAGGAGTCGGTGACGTGGAAGTCCAGCGGGGGCGAGGCGAGCAGGACGCCGGTCAGACCGCCGAAGAGGAAGGTCACCAGGAAGCCCACCGCCCACAGCATGGGTGGTTCGAAGGAGATCGAGCCCTTCCACAGGGTGCCGATCCAGTTGAAGAACTTCACCCCGGTGGGGACGGCGATGAGGAAGCTCATGAACGAGAAGAACGGCAGCAGGACGGCACCCGTGGCGAACATGTGGTGGGCCCACACGGTCACGGACAGACCGGTGATGGCGATGGTCGCGCCCACCAGACCCATGTAGCCGAAGACCGGCTTGCGGGCGAACACCGGGAAGATCTCGGTGACGACGCCGAAGAACGGCAGCGCCAGGATGTAGACCTCGGGATGCCCGAAGAACCAGAAGAGGTGCTGCCAAAGGATGGCGCCGCCGTTCTCCGGGTCGAAGACCTGGGCGCCGAACTTCCGGTCCGCCTCCAGCACCAGCAGCGCGGCGGCGAGGACGGGGAAGGCGAGCAGCACCAGGACCGAGGTGAGCAGCACGTTCCAGGTGAAGATCGGCATCCGGAACATCGTCATGCCGGGCGCGCGCATGCAGATGATGGTGGTGATGAAGTTGACCGCGCCGAGGATCGTGCCGAAGCCGGACAGGGCCAAGCCCATGATCCACAGGTCGCCGCCCACGTGCGTGGTGCGCTCGCCACCGCTGAGCGGGGTGTAGGCCGTCCAGCCGAAGTCGGCCGCGCCGTCCGGTGTGAGGAAGCTGCCCATCACGATCAGGCCGCCCAGCGCGAACAACCAGTACGACAGCATGTTGAGCCGGGGGAAGGCGACGTCGGGGGAGCCGATCTGCAGCGGCATGATGGCGTTGGCGAACCCGGCGAACGTCGGCGTCGCGAACAGCAGCAGCATGATCGTGCCGTGCAGGGTGAACGACTGGTTGTACTGCTCGTTCGACATGATCTGCAGTCCGGGCCGGGCCAGTTCCGCCCGGATGAGCATCGCCAGCAGACCACCGATCAGGAAGAACACGAACGACGTGATCAGGTAGAGGTGACCGATCTTCTTGTGGTCGGTCGTGGTCACCCAGTTGATGACCACCTCTCCTCTGCTGCGGCGCTCCGCCGCGGGTACCGGGGACACGGGTTCGGTCTGGGTCGCCATCAGATCTCGCAATCGGCACAGGCGTTGACGGGCGGACGGCCGCGAGGCTCGCGCTGGGAGAGGTCACCAGCCTTGCGGAACCTAGTCCTGTCCGCCCGTCCTCGCGGCGCCCCATCCGTCCTTGGTGCGTCGAACGGCCCAATGATCCATTCGTCCGGGGGGACCCCCGCGTGTCGCGCCGACTGGGGCGACTCACCCGGCGCCGAGCTCCACCGTGGTCGTGACACGGGTGACGGCGGGCCGCCGCGGCACCGAACCGAACCCGAAGCGCACCGGCGGCTCCACGGGTGCCAGGGCGCCGAGGTCGCGGCCCTCGAAGGTGGCCGACAGCGACGTCACCGGCCGCAGGTCCCGGGCGCCGTACCACTCGCGGCGCCCGCCCCCGGCGCTGCCCCGGGTCCGTACGCCCGGCATCAGCACCCGGGCCGGACGGTCCGTCAGGGCGCTCCAGGCGGGACGTCCGGCGAGCGCGCCCGGAACGGCCCGGAGCAGATGCCCGAGCGTGCTGCGCCCGCCGGTCGTGAACCGCAGCCGCAACGGCTCGGCGGCGACCGTCCACACCCGGCCGGCGACCGTCACCTCGACCGGGACGACCCGCACGGTGTCGAACGCGTAGGTCGCCCCGACGAAGTCGGCCGTCTCGGGCGTCGGCGCAAGCAACAGCCGTTCCCCGTCGGCCCGTTCGAGCATGACGTCGGAGAACGGGCCGAACGGCGACCGCGGCCAGTGCCCGACGACGATCCGCACCCCGGACGTGGTGCCCAGACCGGCGATCCAGCCGTCGAAGCGCAGCCGGCGCCCCCGCGCGGGCGTCCCGCTCATCCGACGATCAGCTCCGTCACGGCCCGCAGGCCCCCCTCGTTCAGGGCGGCGCGCTGCCGGTCGGCGCCGGTCCCGTCCTGCAGCAGCCGGTGGACCAGACCCGACACCATCCGGGTGTCGCCGGCCTCCTCCAGGGCCGGGGAGACATGCCGCAGCAGCTGGTACAGCACGTCACCGGCGCGCCGGGTCTCGCCGTGGGGGTCGACGAGCGTGCCGTTCAGACCGTGCCGGGCGGCATGCCAGAGCGCGGCCCGCAGCAGCTCCGGCGCGACGTCGGGCGCGGGCGCCCCGGCCTCGACCGACGCCAGTTCCGTACGGACGAGGGCGCGGACCAGACCGGCGAACATGACCGCGTCGTCCGGGCGCAACTGCACGTCCAGGCAGCGCACCTCGATCGTCGGATAGCTCGCCGAGAGGCGCACCAGCCAGTACAGCTGGCCGACGTCCGCGATCAGACCGCTCTTCAGCAGCCGCTGCACCCGCCGGTCGTAGTCGGCCACGTCCGCGAAGTACGGCGGCATCCCGCTGACCGGCCAGCGGTCGAACACCACCGTGCGCCAGCTGGCGAAGCCGGTGTCGTGGCCGTCCCACAGCGGGGAGTTCGCCGCCATGGCCGTCAGCACCGGAAGCCAGACCAGCAGCCGGTTCATCACCTGCAGGCCCTCCTCGCGGCCGGGGACGGCCACATGGACGTGCATGCCGTTGACCAGCTGCTCCGCCACCAGCTGGGGCGCCTGCGAGCGCATCGCCCGGTAGCGGGCCTTGTCCGTGACGGCCACCGGCCGCCCGTGCCGCAGCGGCGACGTCCCGCAGGGCGCGAGCCGGCAGCCGTACCGTTCGGCCGCCGCGCCGACGGCGTGCCGCAGCCGCAGCAGATGCCCGCCCGCCTCCTCCAGCGTCTCGCAGACCGGGGTCGCCACCTCGACCTGGGCCTGCAGCAGCTCGCTCTGCACCTCCTGGTCGCCCACGAAGGGCGCGAGGCCCGCCGCCGCGCGGACCTTGTCGGCCGCGGGCACGGGCAGGCCCGTGACCGGGTCGAGCAGCAGGTACTCCTCTTCCACACCGATCGTCGTCATCGGTCGCTTTCTGTTCCGCCCCGTCGCCGGAGCCTCTGTCTCCACGGTGGCCCGCCCCGCAGCCGGGCGCACGCCCACCGGGTGACGAGTGCCGCGCGAACCGCACCGGAAACCGCCGAGGGCCGAGTACGCGACACGCGGGTAGTGATCAGCGCCCGGCGGGGGTACTGCGGTGGGTCCGGAGGAGTCGGGAACGCCTGCCGAGGCGGGGCGGCCTCCGGGCCCCGCCGGACGGGACGGTCATGACGCCGCTCAGCGACGACACCACCGACGACGCGGTCGACCTCCACTTCGTCGGCAACGCCACCCTGGTGATCCGCTACGGCGGTCTCACCCTGCTCACCGATCCCAACTTCCTGCACCGCGGCCAGTACGCCCACCTCGGGTACGGCCTGTGGAGCCGCCGGCTGACCGAGCCCGCCCTGGACGGCCGCGACCTGCCCCGGCTGGACGGGATCGTGCTCTCGCATCTGCACGGCGACCACTGGGACCGGCGCGCGAGCCGGTACCTGGACCACACCGTGCCGGTGGTCACCACCCCGCACGCCGCGCGCCGGCTGCGGGTCCTGCACCGCTTCCCCCGCACGGCGGGGATACGGACCTGGCGGGGGCTCGCCCTGACCAACGGCCGCGCACAGGTGAGGATCACGGCGCTGCCCGGCCGGCACGCGGGCAACGCGGCCCTGCGGGCGCTGCTGCCCCCGGTGATGGGCAGCATGCTGGAGTTCGGCCCGGAGGGCGGTCCGGTCAGGGTGCGGCTGTACCTCTCGGGCGACACCCTCCTGTACGACGGCCTGGACGAGATCACCCGGCACTTCCCGGCAGCCGACCTCGCCGTCCTGCACCTCGGCGGGACGACCCTGCCGGGCGGCTTCGTGGTCACCATGGACGGCGCACAGGGCGCCGAACTGGCCCGCCGTCTGGCCCCGCACCGGATCCTGCCGGTGCACTACGACGACTACACGGTGATGCGCTCCCCGCTGTCCGCGTTCCTCGACGAGGTGCGGTCGCTCGGCCTGTCCGACCGGCTGATGCCCTGCCGGCACGGCCAGCGCCTCCTCGTGCCGGCGGCGAGGGGCGCGGTGCCTTCGTCCGTGTAAGCGGCCCCGGGCGTCGTCACACGGGGAGCAGCGCCGGGCCGATCTGGCGGCGGCGCAGCTCCTCCAGGGCGCCCTGCTGATGCCGGGCCCGCTCCAGGAGGTGGTCCAGCAGATCCGGGTCGAGGCGCGTGTCGCGGTCGGCGAGGTCCCGCAGCGTCTGCCACAGGGCCGCCCTGCCCTCCGCGTCCAGCCGCAGCGCCTCCAGCTCCACCAGGGAACTCAGCGGGGAGCGGCGGACGATGCGGCCGTTGCCCTTGAGCCGGCCCAGCCGCTCGGCCAGCCGGCCCGCCCGGACCTTGTACGACCGCACGGGCACGTCGAGGCGCTCCATGAGCCCGATCAACGCGGCCCGGTCCTCGGCCAGCTCCTCGGCGTACGGCTCCAGGGCCGACCCGAGGCCCGTCCCGGAGGCGGACCGCGCCATGTACCGGGACCGCTCGGCGCCCCCGGTGGCGGCGGCCAGATGGTCGTTCAGATAGATCCCCAGCAGAGACGTGTTCATCAGGTCTCCTCCCGGCGCCTCAGGCGGGCACCGCGTCGGGCGCCGGGACCGGCGCGCGGACGGCTTCCAGGACCAGGCCGCTGCGCACCCGCGACGGCAGCCGGTTGAGCGGGATCCGCAGATCCTGCCCGGGCACCCGGTACTCCAACCGGGCCAGCCGCGGCGCGAGGACCGACAGCAGCGCCACCGTGATGTCCTCGCCGGGGCACCGGTGGCCCGCCGCCGGGTCGCCGCCGCCCTGCGGGACCAGCTCGTCGCGCCGGGGCGTCCGGCCCAGGAACCGCTCCGGGTCGAAGGTGTACGGGTCGCTCCACAGGTCCGGGTCGTGGTTCTGGCCGAACAGGTCGAGAAGGATCAGCGTGCCGGCCGGGATCGGCTCGCCCTCCCACTCCAGATCGGTGGTGGCCCGGCCGCCGACGAACGGCGCGAACGGGTAGAAGCGCCGCAGCTCGTGGGCGTACGCCACGGCGTACGCCGGATCGTCCCGCGCCAGCCGCTCCCGGACCTCCGGCCGGTGGTGCAGCGCGTGCCCGGCGTAGGTGACGAACCAGGCGACCGCGGCGGTCGGCCGGATCACATTGAGCAGCTCGACCGCGGCCGTGTGCGGGTCCAGCGGCCGGCCGTCGGCGTCGCGGTGCCGGACGACGACGTCCAGCGCGGACCCCTCGGGCGCGCCCGCGGTGCCGGCCCGGACGTCCTCCACGAGACGGCACAGCCAGGCCTCGCTCCGGGAGCGTGCGCGCCGGGCCCGCCAGTGCCGCGGGCCGGGCGTGGCGAACCCGTCGACCATGGCGACCAGGTCGCGGGCCACGCCGTCCACGTCGTCCACCGGGACGCCGGCCCACCGGCAGACGCCCCGGGTGAGCACCCGGCTCGCCTCGTCGAACAGGACCACGGACGGCCGCGCGCACCAGGTCGGCACCGCCTCGTCCCAGGCCGCGCCGACACTCTCCACCACCCCGGTCACGGCCTCCCGCCCGGTGAGCAGGTCCAGGAACATGCCCTTGCGGGCCCGGTGCTCCGCGCCGTCCAGGGTGTGCACGGCCCCGTGGCCGAACAGCGTGCTCAGCACCGGGCCGGGCAACGCCGTCCGGCGGGCCACATGCCGTTCGTCGTAGAAGAACCGCACCGCCTCCGGGCCCCGCAGGGCGACGGTGTGCCGGCCCATCACCCGGGCCCGGACGAGCGAGCGCGCGGTGCGGGCCCGGCGGTCGGGGAGCCAGGCGTATCCCTTGGCCAGCAGGGCCAGTGAGCTGTCCGCGATCGGGGCGCTACCGAGATGCATGCGGGCCGGGTGCCCGGCGGCCCCCACCGGAAACGCCGCACCGGGACCACCCGGGCGCCCGGTATGGCCCGTGCGGGGCGGGGTACGCGGAGCCTCCTCAGGACGCCGGCGGCTCATCGGCCCGGTGCAGGACGCGACGTGTGGAGCCCCGATGGGATCACAGCACGAGGACAGCCCCGGCGACGGCGTCACCCCGGTGGCCGTCGTCACCGGTTCCGACTCCGGGATCGGCCGTGCCACCGCCGTACGTCTCGCCGAGGCCGGCATGGACGTCGGCATCACCTGGCACACCGACCGCGAGGGGGCGCTGCGCACCGCCGACGAGGTCCGGGCCACCGGCCGCAGGGCCGCCGTCGAGCAGCTGGACCTCACCCGGCTGCCAGGGGCCGCCGACGTGGTCGACCGGCTGGCCGGCTCGCTCGGCCGGATCGACGTGCTGGTCAACAACGCGGGGACGGGCACCATGACGCCGTTCCTGGAACTGGACCACGACACGGTCCGCGATGTCCTCGACGTCGACCTGATGGGGCCCTTCCTGTGCTCGCAGCGGGCCGCGCACCGCATGATCCGGCAGGGGAGCGGCGGCCGGATCGTCAACGTCACCAGCGTCCACGAGCATCAGCCGCGGGTGGGCGCGGCGCCCTACTGCGCGGCCAAGGCCGGGCTCGGGCTGCTCACCCAGGTGATGGCGCTGGAGCTGGCCGAGCACGGGATCACGGTGAACGCCGTCGCGCCGGGCGAGATCGCGACGCCGATGACGGGCCAGACCGACACCGACGTGTCCCACGAGAGCAGGCCGGGCGTGCCTCTGGGGCGTCCCGGTGACGCACGCGAGGTCGCGGCGGTGATCGCGTTCCTCGCCGGTCCGGACGCCTCCTACGTCACGGGCGCCTCGTGGGCGGTCGACGGCGGCATGCTGCGGATGGGCCCGCAGGCCGGCTCCCATCTGCCGGACGACTCCTGGCGCCGCCCCTGATGGGGCGGGCGGGCCGTCAGGGGCTCGTCGGCTGCACCACCCGGTGGTGCGGGTTCACCCGGCTCACCGAGGCGGTCAGGGCGGAGCGCAGGTCCTCGGGCAGTTGTCCGTCGTGCGGCCAGCGGACGATGTGCTCGGCCACCTCCCGCAGCTTGGTGTTGGTGTGCTGGGAGACCTCCTTGAGGACGTCCCAGGCCGTGTCGGGACGCACCCCGCCGTAGGCGATCACCACGCCGATCGCCTGGTCCACGATCGCGTGCGAGAAGACGGCGTGCTGGAGCTGCGCGACCTCTTCCCGCAGCGCCGCGATCGTCTCGTCGCTCTCCACCTGCTCTGACATGGCGAAATGGCTCTCCGGGAGGTCAGTCGTGCCGTTACTGACACGCTCCCCCCGATCCGCGTCGAAGAGGGTGCAGGGAACGAATTCTCGCAGTGGTGGCTGTACGGAAAACGAAATGGGATCCTTCGAAGTCGAAGTCGAAGTCGAAGTCGAAGTCGAAGGCGTCCGGCCGACGGACCGGTTCGCCGGCGGTACGCAGGGCAGAAGGGCGTCATGGGTTCGCTGACCTTCGACAGTGATGACCTCGAGGCGACCGAGGAGTTCCTCTGTCGCGCCTACGCCCGCATGAGCATCGGCAGCACCACCCCCGAGTCCAGCCGGGCCCGTATCCGCCGGGACGCGGGCGCGTCGGTGA containing:
- the ctaD gene encoding cytochrome c oxidase subunit I; translation: MATQTEPVSPVPAAERRSRGEVVINWVTTTDHKKIGHLYLITSFVFFLIGGLLAMLIRAELARPGLQIMSNEQYNQSFTLHGTIMLLLFATPTFAGFANAIMPLQIGSPDVAFPRLNMLSYWLFALGGLIVMGSFLTPDGAADFGWTAYTPLSGGERTTHVGGDLWIMGLALSGFGTILGAVNFITTIICMRAPGMTMFRMPIFTWNVLLTSVLVLLAFPVLAAALLVLEADRKFGAQVFDPENGGAILWQHLFWFFGHPEVYILALPFFGVVTEIFPVFARKPVFGYMGLVGATIAITGLSVTVWAHHMFATGAVLLPFFSFMSFLIAVPTGVKFFNWIGTLWKGSISFEPPMLWAVGFLVTFLFGGLTGVLLASPPLDFHVTDSYFVVAHFHYVVFGTVVFAMFAGFSFWWPKMTGTMLDERLEKVHFWTLFIGFHTTFLVQHWLGAEGMPRRYADYLAADGFTALNTVSTIGSFVLGLSTLPFLYNVWKTAHQGKRVEVDDPWGYGRSLEWATSCPPPRHNFYTLPRIRSESPAFDLHHPAIAQLDQKEYAGKRDVLDAEGHEGSQQ
- a CDS encoding carboxylate-amine ligase, with the protein product MTTIGVEEEYLLLDPVTGLPVPAADKVRAAAGLAPFVGDQEVQSELLQAQVEVATPVCETLEEAGGHLLRLRHAVGAAAERYGCRLAPCGTSPLRHGRPVAVTDKARYRAMRSQAPQLVAEQLVNGMHVHVAVPGREEGLQVMNRLLVWLPVLTAMAANSPLWDGHDTGFASWRTVVFDRWPVSGMPPYFADVADYDRRVQRLLKSGLIADVGQLYWLVRLSASYPTIEVRCLDVQLRPDDAVMFAGLVRALVRTELASVEAGAPAPDVAPELLRAALWHAARHGLNGTLVDPHGETRRAGDVLYQLLRHVSPALEEAGDTRMVSGLVHRLLQDGTGADRQRAALNEGGLRAVTELIVG
- a CDS encoding MBL fold metallo-hydrolase, whose product is MTPLSDDTTDDAVDLHFVGNATLVIRYGGLTLLTDPNFLHRGQYAHLGYGLWSRRLTEPALDGRDLPRLDGIVLSHLHGDHWDRRASRYLDHTVPVVTTPHAARRLRVLHRFPRTAGIRTWRGLALTNGRAQVRITALPGRHAGNAALRALLPPVMGSMLEFGPEGGPVRVRLYLSGDTLLYDGLDEITRHFPAADLAVLHLGGTTLPGGFVVTMDGAQGAELARRLAPHRILPVHYDDYTVMRSPLSAFLDEVRSLGLSDRLMPCRHGQRLLVPAARGAVPSSV
- a CDS encoding cytochrome P450, coding for MHLGSAPIADSSLALLAKGYAWLPDRRARTARSLVRARVMGRHTVALRGPEAVRFFYDERHVARRTALPGPVLSTLFGHGAVHTLDGAEHRARKGMFLDLLTGREAVTGVVESVGAAWDEAVPTWCARPSVVLFDEASRVLTRGVCRWAGVPVDDVDGVARDLVAMVDGFATPGPRHWRARRARSRSEAWLCRLVEDVRAGTAGAPEGSALDVVVRHRDADGRPLDPHTAAVELLNVIRPTAAVAWFVTYAGHALHHRPEVRERLARDDPAYAVAYAHELRRFYPFAPFVGGRATTDLEWEGEPIPAGTLILLDLFGQNHDPDLWSDPYTFDPERFLGRTPRRDELVPQGGGDPAAGHRCPGEDITVALLSVLAPRLARLEYRVPGQDLRIPLNRLPSRVRSGLVLEAVRAPVPAPDAVPA
- a CDS encoding SDR family oxidoreductase, whose product is MGSQHEDSPGDGVTPVAVVTGSDSGIGRATAVRLAEAGMDVGITWHTDREGALRTADEVRATGRRAAVEQLDLTRLPGAADVVDRLAGSLGRIDVLVNNAGTGTMTPFLELDHDTVRDVLDVDLMGPFLCSQRAAHRMIRQGSGGRIVNVTSVHEHQPRVGAAPYCAAKAGLGLLTQVMALELAEHGITVNAVAPGEIATPMTGQTDTDVSHESRPGVPLGRPGDAREVAAVIAFLAGPDASYVTGASWAVDGGMLRMGPQAGSHLPDDSWRRP
- a CDS encoding ANTAR domain-containing protein, which translates into the protein MSEQVESDETIAALREEVAQLQHAVFSHAIVDQAIGVVIAYGGVRPDTAWDVLKEVSQHTNTKLREVAEHIVRWPHDGQLPEDLRSALTASVSRVNPHHRVVQPTSP